In Vagococcus luciliae, one genomic interval encodes:
- a CDS encoding AraC family transcriptional regulator: MCYMMIVTNDKKVNAKIKDLVNTYFINVFLLPDSTSYDDAIRVTNNYFPEIILLDITLKDANPFDLQKKLQTIRPNCRFITIDHEENFSHIKQSMQLGSLDYLTFPFNEQETLESIHRAIISLNQISLLGKSTKDRVSTNNDMTYSMIDYIHTNYQNQLTLDKLADYLHLNKYYVSNLFKKETGMTFNNYLTDYRIEQAKVLLKESDDLLADISHQVGYSDPAYFSRIFKKKTNMSPISYRQLYYGDTRPIVSMMN, translated from the coding sequence ATGTGCTATATGATGATTGTTACGAATGACAAGAAAGTTAACGCTAAAATAAAAGATTTAGTGAATACCTATTTTATTAATGTTTTTTTACTACCTGATTCAACTTCTTATGACGATGCCATCCGTGTGACTAATAACTACTTTCCCGAAATTATTCTCTTAGATATTACTCTAAAAGATGCTAATCCATTCGATTTACAAAAAAAATTACAAACTATCCGTCCAAATTGTCGTTTTATCACTATCGACCATGAAGAAAATTTTTCTCATATCAAACAGTCCATGCAATTAGGTTCTCTTGACTATTTAACCTTTCCATTTAACGAACAAGAAACCCTAGAATCTATTCATCGGGCAATTATCTCCTTAAACCAGATTTCTTTATTGGGCAAATCAACTAAAGACCGAGTATCTACAAATAATGATATGACCTATTCCATGATTGATTACATCCATACAAATTATCAAAATCAACTGACACTAGATAAATTAGCTGACTATCTTCATTTGAACAAGTACTATGTCTCTAATCTTTTCAAAAAAGAAACTGGAATGACATTCAATAATTACTTAACAGACTATCGTATTGAACAAGCCAAAGTATTATTAAAAGAATCGGATGACTTATTGGCGGATATTAGTCATCAAGTTGGGTATAGTGATCCTGCGTACTTTAGTCGTATTTTTAAAAAGAAAACAAACATGTCACCTATTAGCTATCGGCAACTATATTACGGTGATACTAGACCTATTGTCTCTATGATGAATTAA
- the adhE gene encoding bifunctional acetaldehyde-CoA/alcohol dehydrogenase, translated as MVSEKKTENTIITQVDKLVVNAKVALKEMMAFDQEKVDTIVQKMAIAAMDQHMPLAKLAVEETGRGVFEDKAIKNMFASESIWNDIKDDKTVGVISEDLQSELIEIAEPVGIICGVTPTTNPTSTTIFKSLIAIKTRNPIVFAFHPSAQKSSAAAAKVVRDAAIAAGAPENCIQWIDTPSLEGTNALMNHPDVAIVLATGGSGMVKAAYSTGKPALGVGPGNTPAYLEKTANIRRSVQDLVLSKSFDNGMICATEQGVIVDKEIYDEVKEEFKRHHVYFVKPSELSQLEDVVMNETKTAVNAAIVGKPATEIAKLAGIKVPEKTQVLIAELEGTGAKYPLSLEKLSPVLAMVKAKSQEDAFVLCENMLEFGLGHTASIHTTDLEVELAFGMRMRANRILVNTPAALGGIGDIYNEMIPSLTLGCGSQGKNSTSRNVSAVNLINVKTLARRRKNMQWFRLPSRIFFEKNSLQYLRSMDNVERVFLVCDPGMVKLGYADLVTHMLNSRDNDVSVRIFSEVEPNPSTNTVYKGTEQIVEFQPDTIIALGGGSAIDAAKGMWLFYEHPEAEFFGAKQKFLDIRKRIYKFPKAVKSQLVCIPTTSGTGAEVTPFAVITDSDTHVKYPLADYALTPDVAIIDPQFVTSVPKAIAADTGMDVLTHALESYVSVMASDYSRGLSIEAIKLVFENLETSVKTQEFDAREKMHNASALAGMAFANAFLGICHSIAHKIGGEYNIPHGRTNAILLPHIVKYNATKPVKHATFPKYEYFKADEDYADIARILGLKGNTTQELVDSLIQAIIDLGKSVGIDMSLKSQGVTQEVLDSTVDHMAELAFEDQCTTANPKEPLVSELKQIIVDAYEGV; from the coding sequence ATGGTTTCTGAAAAAAAGACAGAGAACACAATTATTACTCAAGTAGATAAGTTAGTAGTGAATGCTAAAGTTGCTTTGAAAGAGATGATGGCTTTTGACCAAGAAAAAGTCGATACTATCGTTCAAAAAATGGCAATTGCAGCGATGGATCAACATATGCCACTTGCTAAATTAGCTGTGGAAGAAACAGGCAGAGGTGTTTTTGAAGATAAAGCAATCAAAAATATGTTTGCTTCAGAAAGTATTTGGAACGACATCAAAGATGACAAAACAGTTGGTGTGATTTCTGAAGATTTACAATCTGAATTAATTGAAATTGCCGAACCAGTGGGTATTATTTGTGGTGTGACACCAACAACGAATCCAACTTCTACAACTATCTTTAAATCATTAATTGCTATTAAAACACGAAATCCAATCGTTTTTGCTTTCCATCCATCAGCACAAAAATCATCTGCAGCAGCGGCAAAAGTTGTAAGAGATGCGGCAATAGCAGCAGGGGCTCCTGAAAATTGTATTCAATGGATTGATACACCTTCCTTAGAAGGAACAAATGCGCTAATGAATCATCCAGATGTGGCTATTGTTTTAGCAACAGGTGGTAGTGGTATGGTGAAGGCTGCTTATTCAACTGGAAAACCAGCATTAGGAGTTGGACCAGGTAACACACCAGCATACTTAGAAAAAACAGCCAACATCCGCCGTTCAGTACAAGACTTAGTATTATCAAAATCATTTGATAATGGGATGATTTGCGCAACAGAACAAGGTGTGATAGTTGATAAAGAAATATATGATGAAGTGAAAGAAGAATTTAAACGTCACCATGTTTATTTTGTTAAACCAAGTGAATTATCACAATTAGAAGATGTGGTAATGAATGAAACAAAAACGGCTGTTAATGCAGCAATTGTGGGTAAACCAGCAACTGAAATTGCCAAATTAGCAGGTATTAAAGTTCCTGAAAAAACACAAGTATTAATTGCTGAATTAGAAGGGACAGGAGCTAAATATCCATTATCTCTTGAAAAATTATCACCTGTTTTAGCAATGGTGAAAGCAAAATCGCAAGAAGATGCCTTTGTACTATGTGAGAATATGTTAGAGTTTGGTTTAGGGCATACAGCAAGTATTCATACGACTGACTTAGAAGTTGAATTAGCATTTGGTATGCGTATGAGAGCTAACCGTATCTTAGTTAATACACCAGCAGCTTTAGGTGGTATTGGAGATATCTATAACGAAATGATTCCTTCATTAACATTAGGTTGTGGATCTCAAGGTAAAAACTCAACATCTAGAAACGTTTCTGCTGTCAATTTAATTAACGTCAAAACACTAGCAAGAAGGAGAAAAAATATGCAATGGTTCAGATTACCTTCAAGAATATTCTTTGAGAAAAATTCATTACAATATCTACGCTCTATGGACAACGTTGAACGTGTATTCTTAGTATGTGACCCTGGTATGGTTAAACTAGGTTATGCAGACTTAGTAACACATATGTTGAATAGTCGTGACAATGATGTATCAGTGAGAATCTTCTCTGAAGTTGAACCAAATCCATCAACCAATACTGTTTATAAAGGAACAGAACAAATTGTTGAATTCCAACCAGATACAATCATCGCACTTGGTGGTGGATCAGCCATTGATGCCGCTAAAGGTATGTGGTTATTCTATGAACATCCAGAAGCAGAGTTCTTTGGAGCAAAACAAAAATTCTTAGATATTCGTAAACGTATCTATAAATTCCCTAAAGCGGTTAAATCACAATTAGTCTGTATTCCAACAACATCTGGTACTGGTGCAGAAGTAACACCATTTGCCGTTATTACAGATAGTGATACACATGTGAAATACCCATTAGCAGACTATGCATTAACTCCTGATGTGGCAATTATTGACCCACAATTTGTAACATCCGTTCCAAAAGCAATCGCAGCAGATACCGGAATGGACGTGTTAACTCATGCGTTAGAATCATATGTATCAGTTATGGCGTCAGATTATTCAAGAGGCTTAAGTATCGAAGCTATTAAGTTAGTCTTTGAAAACCTAGAAACATCTGTAAAAACACAAGAATTCGACGCAAGGGAAAAAATGCATAATGCATCAGCACTAGCTGGTATGGCATTTGCCAATGCATTTTTAGGAATTTGCCATTCGATTGCTCATAAAATTGGTGGAGAGTACAATATTCCTCATGGACGTACGAATGCGATTTTATTACCACATATTGTGAAATACAATGCGACAAAACCAGTAAAACATGCAACGTTCCCTAAATATGAGTACTTTAAAGCAGATGAAGATTATGCAGACATTGCACGTATCTTGGGACTTAAAGGAAATACAACACAAGAATTAGTTGATAGTTTAATTCAAGCGATTATTGATTTAGGTAAGAGTGTGGGTATTGATATGAGTCTGAAATCACAAGGTGTAACGCAAGAAGTATTAGATTCAACAGTTGATCATATGGCAGAATTAGCCTTTGAAGACCAATGTACTACAGCGAATCCAAAAGAACCGTTAGTAAGTGAATTAAAACAAATTATTGTGGACGCTTATGAAGGTGTTTAA
- a CDS encoding fructose-6-phosphate aldolase — MEFLLDTINLETIRLYNDCLEIDGVTSNPSIVKKEGRVDFYQHMKDIRQVIGFDKTLHVQVIGKTYEEMMTDAKALISEIDSDIYIKVPTTLDGLKVMKELKKMEIGVTATAIYSTFQGIMAINVGADYIAPYYNRMENLGVQSSEVLLELSEVIKTSQSSTKILAASFKNVLQVNSAISAGAHAVTIGPDILDNGLNLVSVDQAVEDFRDDWFSLYDKYSIE; from the coding sequence ATGGAATTTTTATTAGATACAATTAATCTTGAAACCATTCGTTTGTATAATGATTGTTTAGAAATTGATGGGGTAACATCCAATCCATCTATTGTTAAAAAGGAAGGTCGAGTAGACTTCTATCAACATATGAAAGACATTCGACAAGTAATAGGTTTTGATAAAACGTTACATGTTCAAGTGATAGGAAAAACATATGAAGAGATGATGACAGATGCTAAGGCATTGATTAGTGAGATTGATTCAGATATTTATATAAAAGTTCCAACAACCTTGGATGGATTAAAAGTGATGAAAGAGTTGAAAAAAATGGAAATAGGTGTGACTGCTACAGCTATTTATTCAACCTTTCAAGGAATCATGGCGATTAATGTGGGGGCGGATTATATCGCTCCTTACTATAATCGAATGGAAAATTTAGGTGTTCAATCTAGTGAAGTCTTGTTAGAATTAAGTGAGGTTATTAAAACAAGTCAATCATCAACAAAAATTTTAGCTGCTAGTTTTAAAAATGTGTTACAGGTGAATTCGGCTATTTCTGCAGGAGCTCATGCTGTCACAATTGGACCAGATATATTAGATAATGGATTGAACCTGGTATCTGTTGATCAAGCAGTCGAAGATTTTAGAGATGATTGGTTTAGTTTGTATGATAAGTATTCTATTGAGTAA
- a CDS encoding HAD family hydrolase → MTDNRLVIFDMDGVLIDSEKFYMKSEQRVVESFGKKASIRDFRKYCGMTQTNIWSGIKSDFDLPKSVDELKVQGKESLEYLFETEPVELISGVLETLKGLKEGNVPMAVASSTGKKLILEHLTQLGIKDYFSLIKSAEEVGASKPNPKIFLETAKEFGVTPDKCLVVEDSTNGILAAKHADMYCLAFSNPEYDPIDQSKADKITDDLRVLTPKFVEMVLV, encoded by the coding sequence ATGACGGATAATCGATTAGTTATTTTTGATATGGATGGTGTATTGATTGATTCAGAGAAGTTTTACATGAAGAGTGAACAGCGTGTGGTCGAATCTTTTGGGAAAAAAGCCAGTATCAGAGATTTTAGAAAATATTGTGGGATGACTCAGACAAACATTTGGAGTGGGATAAAATCCGATTTTGATTTACCCAAAAGTGTTGATGAGTTAAAAGTCCAAGGTAAGGAGTCTTTAGAATATCTGTTTGAAACAGAACCAGTAGAGTTGATATCTGGTGTTTTAGAGACATTAAAAGGATTAAAAGAGGGGAATGTCCCTATGGCAGTTGCTTCATCAACTGGTAAAAAACTGATTTTAGAACATTTGACTCAACTAGGGATAAAAGATTATTTTTCTTTAATAAAATCAGCTGAAGAAGTGGGTGCCTCAAAACCAAATCCTAAAATATTTTTGGAAACAGCAAAAGAATTTGGTGTAACACCTGATAAATGTTTAGTTGTAGAGGATTCAACCAATGGAATTTTGGCAGCTAAACATGCTGATATGTATTGTCTGGCTTTTTCAAATCCTGAATATGATCCAATTGATCAATCAAAAGCGGATAAAATAACCGATGATTTGAGAGTGTTGACACCTAAATTTGTTGAAATGGTTTTAGTATAA